GGTCCTCGATGGTGATCGGCTTCTCGTAGAAGTACGCCTTCGGGTTGTTGGCGGCGTGCTTACGATCCGCGACCGACACCGCGCCGAAATCACGGCTGGTCGCACCGGAGTAGTGCATGTAGCGCTGGGCGATCATCGCGACCTGCGCGGCCGGCGTCGACAGCCCGTGCGGGTACGAGAACGAGTTGTCCACGCCGGTGGAGTCCGCGTTCTCGACCAGTCGCATCTGCACCTGACCGAAGCGCATGCCGGAGCGTTCGTTGAAAGCCCGGTATGCCACAACACAATCCGCGACACCGGTGGCCACCGCGATCGCCGCCTGCTGCACGGTCGCACAGGCCGCACCGCCGCCGTGGTGGATCTTGGAGAAGAACTTCAGATCGCCGATACCGGTGGCCCGCGCGATGGCGACCTCGGTGTTCGAGTCCATCGTGAACGTGGTCATGCCGTCGACGTCGGCGGGCGTCAGGCCCGCATCGTCGAGGGCGTCGAGCACCGCCTCCGACGCCAGCCGCAACTCACTGCGGCCGGAGTTCTTCGAGAAGTCGGTGGCGCCGATGCCGACGATCGCGGCCTTGCCGCTCAACTCGCCCGGCATCACGCGGCACCGATCGTCAGCGTGGCGGTGGCGATCACGTGATCACCAAGACTGTTGCTGCCCACGATCTTCAGCGTGATCAAACCGTCCTCCACTGCCGTGACCTCACCCGAGAACGTCACCGTGTCATAGGCGTACCAGGGCACGCCCAGGCGCAGACCGATCGACTTGATCACGGCGGTCGGGCCGGCCCAGTCGGTGATGAACCGCTGCACCAGACCGGTGTCGGTGAGGATGTTGACGAAGATGTCCTTGGAACCCTTGGCCTGCGCCTTGTCCCGGTCGTGGTGGACATCCTGGTAGTCCCGGGTGGCGATCGCCGTCGAGACGATGAACGTCGGGTCTCCGTAGAACTTCAGCTCCGGCAGCTTGGTGCCGACTTCGATTGCAGGCGCGCTCATTTGGCCGGCTCCCACGCGTAGTTGGTCCAGGCCGGGCCGACGTCGTTGGCCGGGAAGTCGATATACATTGCGCGGACGGGCATTCCGATCTTCACGGTAGAGGGATCGACGTTGCGCAGCTCACCGAGCATCCGCACGCCTTCGGAGAGTTCGACAAGCGCGATCACGAACGGCAGGGTCCGGCCGGGCACCTTCGGTGCATGGTGCACCACGAAGCTGAAGACGGTGCCGTTGCCGCTGGCGACGACGTAGTCGGTCTCCTGCTCCTTGTCGAGCCACAGCGCCGGCACCGGCGGATGAACCAGCGTGCCGTCGCCGCGCTTCTGGATGCGCAGTTCGTGCGCGTTGACGCCGTCCCAGAAGAACTTGGTGTCCTTCGATGACGCCGGGCGCATGGCGGAATCGGCATCGAGGTCATCCGGCACCGACGAGGGGGCTGCCTCGGACTTATCAGCAGGGATGAACTTCATGATGCGCCACATCATCTCGGCGACATCCTCGTCACCGACCGACCAGGTGATGGTCTGGGTGATGAAGAACGCCTCGCCCAACGCGGTGCGCTTGGGGCCGACGACGTCGGTCAGCTCGGCGGCGACACTGACTTCTTCGCCGGGGCGCAGATAGCGGTGGTAAGTCTGCTCGCAGTTGGTCGCGACGACGCCGATATAGCCTGCCTCGTCGAACAATTCGAGGATCTTGCCCAGCGGATCGTCATCGGGGCGAACACCGCCCAGACCCATCATCGTCCAGACCTGGATCATCGCCGGCGGGGCAACCAGGCCGGGATGCCCGGCCGCCTTGGCGGCATCGGAGTCGACGTAGATCGGGTTCTTGTCGCCGATCGCGTCGAGCCAGTGGTCGATCATCGGCTGGTTGACCGGATGCCGGCCGACCCGCGGCTTGCTCTTGCCTTCGGCCTTGACCCGCTCGGCCGCTGCCTTGATGTCGTCGACCGCGCTCACCGCGGAACCCTCGGCACCTTCAGGCCGGCAGCCGCGATCATCTCTCGCATGACCTCGTTCACTCCGCCACCGAATGTGATCACCAGATTGCGCTTGGTCTGGCTGTCCAGCCAGTCCATCAGCTCCGAGGTCTCCGGATCGGCTGGATTGCCATGTGCAGCAACGATTTCCTCGGCGAGTCGGCCCGCGTACTGGATGCGCTCGGTACCGAAGACCTTGGTGGCGGCCGCATCCGCGATGTCGATCTCCTCGCCCGACGCCGCGACCTGCCAGTTGAGCAGTTCGTTGATGCGCCACATGGCCTTGAGCTCGCCCAGCGAGCGCTTGACGTCCGCATGGTCAAGCGGGGTGTCCCCGTTGCTACCGGGCTTTGACGCCCACGAATGGACCTTGTCGTAGAGCACCGCGAACCGGCCGGCCGGTCCGAGCATGACCCGCTCGTTGTTGAGCTGGGTGGTGATCAGTCGCCACCCGCCATTCTCTTCACCGACAAGCATGTCGGCGGGCACCCGCACGTCGTTGTAGTACGTGGCGTTGGTGTGGTGGGCGCCGTCGGACAGGATGACCGGCGTCCAGGAGTAGCCCGGATCTTTGGTGTCCACGATCAGGATCGAGATGCCCTTGTGTTTCACGGCTTCCGGATCGGTGCGGCAGGCCAGCCAGACGTAGTCGGCATCGTGCCCGCCGGTGGTCCACATCTTCTGGCCGTTGACGATGTACTCGTCACCCTGCTTGACCGCCGACGTCCGCAGCGAGGCCAGATCGGTACCGGCCTCCGGTTCGCTGTAGCCGATCGCGAAGTGCACCTCACCGGCC
This is a stretch of genomic DNA from Mycobacterium sp. ELW1. It encodes these proteins:
- a CDS encoding lipid-transfer protein — its product is MPGELSGKAAIVGIGATDFSKNSGRSELRLASEAVLDALDDAGLTPADVDGMTTFTMDSNTEVAIARATGIGDLKFFSKIHHGGGAACATVQQAAIAVATGVADCVVAYRAFNERSGMRFGQVQMRLVENADSTGVDNSFSYPHGLSTPAAQVAMIAQRYMHYSGATSRDFGAVSVADRKHAANNPKAYFYEKPITIEDHQNSRWIAEPLRLLDCCQETDGGVALVIVSAERAKDLKHRPAIIEAAAQGSSPNQYSMTSYYRPELGLPEMGLVGKQMWAQSGLTPADIQTAILYDHFTPFTLIQLEELGFCEPGDAKDFVKDGALEIGGRLPINTHGGQLGEAYIHGMNGIAEGVRQLRGTSVNQVDNVEHVLVTAGTGVPTSGIILG
- a CDS encoding MaoC family dehydratase, whose amino-acid sequence is MSAPAIEVGTKLPELKFYGDPTFIVSTAIATRDYQDVHHDRDKAQAKGSKDIFVNILTDTGLVQRFITDWAGPTAVIKSIGLRLGVPWYAYDTVTFSGEVTAVEDGLITLKIVGSNSLGDHVIATATLTIGAA
- a CDS encoding OB-fold domain-containing protein — its product is MSAVDDIKAAAERVKAEGKSKPRVGRHPVNQPMIDHWLDAIGDKNPIYVDSDAAKAAGHPGLVAPPAMIQVWTMMGLGGVRPDDDPLGKILELFDEAGYIGVVATNCEQTYHRYLRPGEEVSVAAELTDVVGPKRTALGEAFFITQTITWSVGDEDVAEMMWRIMKFIPADKSEAAPSSVPDDLDADSAMRPASSKDTKFFWDGVNAHELRIQKRGDGTLVHPPVPALWLDKEQETDYVVASGNGTVFSFVVHHAPKVPGRTLPFVIALVELSEGVRMLGELRNVDPSTVKIGMPVRAMYIDFPANDVGPAWTNYAWEPAK
- the fadE29 gene encoding acyl-CoA dehydrogenase FadE29 translates to MFIELTPEQKQLQAELREYFSNLISPEEAQAMESDRHNEAYRAIIKRMGSDGKLGVGWPKEYGGLGYGPIEQSIFVNEAQRADVPLPAVTLQTVGPTLQQYGTDAQKKKFLPAILAGEVHFAIGYSEPEAGTDLASLRTSAVKQGDEYIVNGQKMWTTGGHDADYVWLACRTDPEAVKHKGISILIVDTKDPGYSWTPVILSDGAHHTNATYYNDVRVPADMLVGEENGGWRLITTQLNNERVMLGPAGRFAVLYDKVHSWASKPGSNGDTPLDHADVKRSLGELKAMWRINELLNWQVAASGEEIDIADAAATKVFGTERIQYAGRLAEEIVAAHGNPADPETSELMDWLDSQTKRNLVITFGGGVNEVMREMIAAAGLKVPRVPR